From the genome of Thermoplasmata archaeon, one region includes:
- a CDS encoding GNAT family N-acetyltransferase has protein sequence MVRFLTGPYALGRLASLVGVLALGLGLMLPPVVAAAAPRSGDFFEYDYNTHVDQGSGDYYGYTDTMGSHARYSVVSVQGDLVTVHGLGSWTFDGSDGTHLSGLTDVTLVFSLTTREYISGSDVNTTKANATEWFWIPVPVSVGQTVAVLDDVFTVRSTDATVWFGIIPHRAVQLQASGTYTRDDAYGVFTATYTDTYYFDPDSGFIVSEEFVEQDSTYSASFRFRAEVFVTASSYSVPVNLVSFGLVDLGVPAGTVAAIAVAIRTRRGPSRLHVGSKDSRIDVRIRKATKPGDVSGLLANGSPFFGPFLPVFADRSVAEGDPVVLALADRTIRGLALLDRESGMGSLFASDDAVARVLLKRVKMRDFFADATIPSGLLRSQEIDRFAILQLRNPQPLDYDTSLVRPMQADDLGMVTAISQATYRASAGRFIASSFQGGDLGFVAVVDGRVVGFGFATVVGTVARLHTLTVDAPYRARGIGTQIMNARLSALAALGVDRVILEISKKNVASMRVATRAGFAPVGETVYYSKQPESAPAALQRQT, from the coding sequence ATGGTTCGATTCCTCACGGGTCCCTATGCCTTGGGGAGGCTAGCGAGCCTCGTCGGCGTCCTCGCACTCGGACTCGGCCTGATGCTCCCCCCGGTCGTCGCCGCGGCGGCACCTCGATCCGGCGACTTCTTCGAGTACGACTACAACACGCACGTGGACCAGGGTTCCGGGGACTACTACGGATACACGGACACTATGGGGTCCCACGCCCGCTACTCCGTCGTGTCGGTCCAGGGCGACCTGGTGACGGTCCACGGTCTCGGATCTTGGACGTTCGACGGCTCCGACGGGACGCATCTCTCTGGGCTCACGGACGTGACCCTGGTCTTTTCCCTGACGACACGCGAATACATTTCGGGCTCGGACGTCAACACGACGAAGGCGAACGCGACCGAGTGGTTCTGGATCCCCGTGCCCGTTTCCGTGGGCCAGACGGTGGCCGTGCTCGACGACGTGTTCACGGTCCGCTCCACCGACGCGACCGTGTGGTTCGGGATCATCCCCCACCGCGCGGTCCAGCTGCAGGCGTCGGGCACCTACACACGCGACGACGCGTACGGCGTATTCACCGCGACCTATACGGATACGTACTACTTCGATCCGGACTCCGGATTCATCGTCTCGGAAGAGTTCGTCGAGCAGGACTCGACCTACTCGGCCTCCTTCCGATTCCGCGCGGAGGTCTTCGTGACGGCGAGTAGTTACTCCGTCCCTGTGAACCTCGTCTCCTTCGGGCTCGTGGACCTCGGCGTCCCGGCGGGAACGGTCGCGGCGATCGCGGTGGCGATCCGCACGAGGCGCGGACCCAGTCGGCTCCATGTCGGTTCGAAGGACTCCCGGATCGACGTGCGGATCCGGAAGGCGACGAAGCCCGGGGACGTCTCCGGCCTCCTGGCCAACGGCTCTCCGTTCTTCGGCCCGTTCCTCCCGGTCTTCGCCGACCGCTCCGTCGCGGAAGGCGATCCCGTCGTCCTGGCGCTGGCGGACCGGACAATCCGAGGGCTGGCCCTCCTCGATCGCGAGTCGGGCATGGGTAGCCTCTTCGCGTCGGACGATGCCGTGGCCCGAGTGCTTCTGAAGCGCGTGAAGATGCGGGACTTCTTCGCGGACGCCACGATCCCCAGCGGGCTCCTCCGGTCGCAGGAGATCGACCGCTTCGCGATTCTCCAGCTCCGCAATCCCCAGCCCCTCGACTACGACACATCCTTGGTGCGGCCGATGCAAGCGGACGACCTGGGTATGGTCACCGCCATCTCCCAGGCCACGTATCGGGCGAGCGCGGGTCGATTCATCGCCTCGTCCTTCCAGGGAGGCGATCTGGGCTTCGTCGCGGTCGTCGACGGGCGCGTCGTAGGATTCGGATTCGCGACGGTCGTCGGCACGGTCGCGCGCCTCCATACGCTGACCGTCGACGCTCCGTATCGGGCGCGGGGGATCGGAACCCAGATCATGAACGCGCGGTTGTCGGCGCTCGCGGCCCTGGGCGTGGACCGGGTGATCCTCGAGATCTCGAAGAAGAACGTCGCGTCGATGCGCGTTGCGACCCGCGCGGGCTTCGCGCCCGTCGGGGAGACGGTGTACTACTCGAAGCAGCCGGAGTCGGCTCCCGCGGCGCTCCAGAGGCAGACGTGA
- a CDS encoding nuclear transport factor 2 family protein: protein MCALQTQLSPKEAAHVVREYYDSLSQGRVVDALNLFTTDATLTDEAGKESKGIREIAASLLEYRTPNTVSLDRLEERGHEVLALYHAGRARRYRGVFSVDRGRIRSLRVERVT, encoded by the coding sequence ATGTGCGCGTTGCAAACCCAGCTGTCGCCCAAGGAGGCGGCTCACGTCGTACGGGAGTACTACGACTCCCTGTCCCAAGGCCGAGTCGTCGACGCGTTGAACCTCTTCACCACGGACGCCACCCTCACGGACGAGGCCGGCAAGGAATCGAAGGGCATCCGCGAGATCGCCGCATCCCTCCTCGAGTATCGCACGCCGAACACGGTTTCCCTCGATCGCCTCGAGGAACGCGGTCACGAGGTCCTCGCGCTATACCATGCCGGCCGCGCCCGGCGCTATCGGGGCGTCTTCTCGGTCGACCGCGGCCGGATCCGCTCGCTGCGGGTCGAACGCGTCACCTGA
- a CDS encoding phosphate uptake regulator PhoU → MEGRKLQLTGGSTYVVSLPKRWVVEAGLKAGDTVFLDTLGDGAVSIRPRPGEKPRMRRRIFEEKGEERRDHLLRKLIGAYIAGFSYIEVRFRPEMGPFVRRVARDFSRMVIGPEVIEETRNAVVIQDLSDTAELSAEKCLRRMHLTVRAMHEDALIALRTRDEVLARDVVQRDQDVDRLYWMIAKQYNMAHMPGGGASDPKGKTELHNYRLLAKLFERIGDHAERIARTYSVFAERGLDPRLLKEFDAARESAIAILDKAFTALLTADIDGANSAVDDLTRHQKLIDGLSHHVAAKKGEELLALAAIVDSLGRTASYATDIAEIAIDYAVARGTETP, encoded by the coding sequence ATGGAAGGACGGAAATTACAGCTGACGGGCGGTTCGACCTACGTCGTCTCCTTGCCGAAGCGGTGGGTCGTGGAGGCTGGACTAAAGGCGGGCGACACGGTCTTCCTCGACACGCTCGGAGACGGCGCGGTCTCGATCCGGCCGCGGCCTGGCGAGAAGCCCCGGATGCGACGTCGGATCTTCGAGGAGAAGGGTGAGGAACGGCGGGACCATCTCCTCCGCAAGCTGATCGGCGCGTACATCGCGGGCTTCAGCTACATCGAGGTGCGGTTCCGGCCGGAGATGGGGCCGTTCGTCCGCCGCGTCGCACGGGATTTCAGCCGCATGGTCATCGGGCCCGAGGTGATCGAAGAGACGCGGAACGCCGTCGTAATCCAGGATCTCTCCGACACCGCGGAACTCAGCGCGGAGAAGTGCCTGCGGCGGATGCACCTCACGGTCCGCGCGATGCACGAGGACGCCCTCATCGCGCTGCGCACGCGGGACGAGGTGTTGGCGCGGGACGTGGTCCAGCGGGACCAGGACGTCGACAGGCTCTATTGGATGATCGCGAAGCAGTACAACATGGCGCATATGCCCGGTGGCGGCGCCTCGGATCCGAAGGGGAAGACAGAACTCCACAACTACCGGCTCCTCGCGAAGCTGTTCGAGCGGATCGGGGACCACGCGGAGCGGATTGCCCGCACGTATTCCGTGTTCGCGGAGCGGGGGCTCGACCCGAGGCTCCTGAAGGAGTTCGATGCGGCGCGAGAATCCGCCATTGCGATCCTGGACAAAGCCTTCACGGCGCTCCTGACGGCCGACATCGATGGGGCAAATTCCGCGGTCGACGACCTCACGCGCCATCAGAAGTTGATTGACGGCTTGTCGCATCATGTGGCGGCGAAGAAGGGGGAGGAGCTCCTCGCGCTTGCCGCGATCGTCGACAGCCTCGGCCGCACGGCGAGCTACGCCACCGACATCGCGGAGATCGCGATCGACTACGCGGTCGCCCGAGGTACGGAAACTCCGTAG
- the pstS gene encoding phosphate ABC transporter substrate-binding protein PstS, giving the protein MSGTPEEMERLRRASRPRRTWLIVAVLAVAGVLLAVAALAGWFSQPAQTTLLGAGATFPYPLLSKWSSAYVNLTGVRVNYQPIGSGGGVSQITAKTVDFAGSDAPLNPAERAAAPGLLHIPETIGAVTAAYNLPGIGSGLNLTGAVLADIYLGAITTWDDPSITALNPGVSLPGSAIHVVHRSDGSGTTFVWTSYLHLASAAWNSSLVGKSINWPAGIGQSGNAGVAGYVRQNPYTIGYVELAYAVQTSMTVAKVRNPAGNFILPSLDSTAAAAAGAAASLPSASGDWGNVSILDAPGTESYPISSLTYLLVYVELSVIGPSMTPTKARALVDFLWWAIHDGQTYSSALVYVPLPQSVVMLDETGIRSITFNGQTLHS; this is encoded by the coding sequence ATGTCAGGAACACCAGAGGAGATGGAGCGGCTGCGTCGGGCGTCCCGCCCCCGGCGTACCTGGCTGATCGTCGCGGTCCTCGCCGTCGCCGGCGTCCTGCTCGCGGTCGCTGCGCTTGCGGGCTGGTTCTCGCAACCGGCGCAGACGACGCTCCTGGGAGCGGGCGCTACGTTCCCGTACCCGCTCCTCAGCAAGTGGTCGAGCGCGTACGTCAACCTCACGGGGGTGCGCGTGAACTATCAACCGATCGGCAGCGGCGGCGGTGTGTCCCAGATCACCGCGAAGACGGTTGACTTCGCGGGCTCCGATGCGCCTCTAAATCCCGCGGAACGCGCCGCGGCCCCGGGGCTCCTCCACATTCCGGAGACGATCGGCGCCGTGACCGCAGCGTACAACCTGCCTGGGATCGGGAGCGGGCTGAACCTGACCGGCGCCGTCCTCGCGGACATCTATCTTGGGGCGATCACGACGTGGGACGATCCGAGCATCACGGCGCTGAACCCTGGAGTCAGTCTGCCTGGAAGCGCGATCCACGTCGTGCACCGCTCAGACGGCAGCGGGACCACGTTTGTTTGGACGAGCTATCTCCACCTTGCGAGCGCGGCTTGGAACTCCTCGCTCGTGGGCAAGTCGATCAACTGGCCCGCAGGCATCGGCCAGTCGGGGAACGCGGGGGTGGCTGGTTACGTCCGACAGAACCCGTACACGATCGGGTATGTCGAGTTGGCGTACGCCGTCCAGACATCGATGACCGTGGCGAAGGTGCGGAATCCGGCGGGCAACTTCATCCTGCCGAGCCTCGACAGCACCGCCGCGGCGGCGGCAGGGGCGGCCGCGAGCCTTCCGTCGGCGAGCGGCGATTGGGGCAACGTCTCGATCCTCGACGCCCCTGGGACGGAGAGCTATCCCATCTCCAGCCTGACGTACCTGCTGGTGTACGTCGAACTCAGCGTGATCGGCCCTTCAATGACGCCCACGAAGGCCCGGGCGCTCGTCGACTTCCTGTGGTGGGCCATCCATGACGGGCAGACGTACTCGTCGGCGCTCGTCTACGTGCCGTTGCCGCAGTCCGTCGTGATGCTCGACGAAACGGGAATCCGGTCGATCACGTTCAATGGACAAACGCTACATAGCTGA
- the pstC gene encoding phosphate ABC transporter permease subunit PstC — MSAFRSALAHGRRIRAATLGDTLFRWFSSGVAFAVIALLVVITVTLFVAAQESIRSIGIAFLGESVWDAVAGKFGAVPFVYGTLVTSALALLFGVPISLGIAIFLSELAPRWLRIPLTYVVELLAAVPSVVYGLWGIFVLAPTMRAFVEPAVQGGFGFLPIFQGTAIGTDKFTAGVILAVMIIPTISAVSREALLAVPQSQREAALSLGATRWETTRVAVLRYARAGIFGAVILGLGRAVGETMAVTMTIGNRNAISVSLFDQGQSIASWIANEFLEAGPLEQSALIELGLVLMLMSLAINIFARLMVGRVLRVAEATE; from the coding sequence ATGTCAGCATTCCGATCCGCCTTGGCCCACGGTCGACGGATCCGAGCGGCGACCCTGGGGGATACCCTCTTCCGCTGGTTCTCCAGTGGGGTCGCCTTCGCCGTCATCGCGCTCCTCGTCGTGATCACGGTCACCCTTTTCGTCGCGGCGCAAGAATCGATCCGGTCCATCGGCATTGCCTTCCTGGGCGAGTCGGTCTGGGATGCGGTGGCGGGGAAATTCGGTGCCGTCCCGTTCGTCTACGGCACGCTCGTCACCTCGGCGCTCGCGCTACTGTTCGGCGTGCCGATCAGCCTGGGGATCGCAATCTTTCTCTCCGAGCTCGCGCCCCGCTGGTTGCGAATCCCCCTGACGTACGTCGTCGAGCTCCTCGCGGCGGTGCCGTCCGTCGTCTATGGCCTATGGGGAATCTTCGTCCTCGCGCCCACGATGCGGGCCTTCGTCGAGCCCGCGGTCCAAGGAGGGTTCGGGTTTTTACCGATTTTTCAAGGGACGGCAATCGGCACGGACAAGTTCACGGCGGGCGTCATCCTGGCAGTCATGATCATCCCGACGATCTCCGCGGTGTCGAGGGAGGCGCTCCTTGCGGTGCCACAGAGCCAGCGCGAGGCGGCGCTGAGCTTGGGCGCGACGCGTTGGGAAACGACGCGCGTGGCCGTCCTCCGATATGCGCGCGCGGGAATCTTCGGCGCCGTCATCCTCGGCCTCGGACGCGCCGTAGGCGAGACGATGGCCGTCACGATGACGATCGGGAACCGGAACGCGATCTCCGTGTCGCTGTTCGACCAGGGACAGTCCATCGCGAGCTGGATTGCAAACGAGTTCTTGGAGGCGGGACCTCTCGAACAGAGTGCGCTCATCGAGCTCGGGCTCGTCCTGATGCTGATGTCCCTCGCGATC